The Streptomyces sp. NBC_00344 genome includes a window with the following:
- a CDS encoding NADP-dependent oxidoreductase has translation MPIRMRAVSQRSYGGPEVLEVVETGLPTPGPGEALVRVHAAGVNPADWKIRSGMVRKFGAPPFTLGLDLCGVVEAVGEQATRFQPGDEVYGCAFPPRGAYAEYVVVPVEALAAVPASIDHVHAAAMPVAALTAWQSLVRVAAVGAGQRVLVHAAAGGIGHLAVQIAKAHGAYVIGTAREGKHAFLRGLGADELVDYATTDFAAVARDMDVVLDPISGDYGPRSLDTLKPGGILIDVRGTGPDRAVVQEQAEARGQRFVEFGFSPSGADLESIANLVEHGSLRVAVDQVLSLEDAAKAHELSESNHVRGKIVLTP, from the coding sequence ATGCCCATCCGCATGCGCGCGGTCAGCCAGCGCAGTTACGGCGGCCCGGAAGTTCTGGAGGTCGTCGAGACCGGCCTTCCGACGCCAGGTCCGGGCGAAGCGCTGGTGCGCGTCCACGCGGCCGGAGTGAATCCGGCCGACTGGAAAATCCGTTCCGGAATGGTGCGGAAGTTCGGTGCCCCTCCGTTCACCTTGGGACTCGACCTGTGCGGAGTGGTGGAGGCAGTCGGCGAACAGGCGACACGATTCCAGCCCGGCGATGAGGTCTACGGCTGCGCATTTCCGCCCCGCGGCGCCTATGCCGAATACGTCGTCGTGCCGGTGGAAGCGCTCGCCGCCGTGCCGGCGAGCATCGACCATGTGCACGCCGCAGCAATGCCGGTCGCGGCGCTCACCGCTTGGCAGTCGCTCGTGCGGGTCGCCGCCGTCGGCGCCGGGCAGCGGGTACTTGTCCATGCGGCGGCCGGCGGGATCGGCCATCTCGCCGTACAGATCGCCAAGGCGCACGGCGCATACGTCATAGGCACCGCCCGGGAGGGCAAGCACGCGTTCCTGCGTGGCCTGGGCGCCGACGAACTCGTCGACTACGCCACCACCGACTTCGCAGCCGTCGCACGTGACATGGACGTGGTCCTGGACCCGATCAGCGGCGACTACGGACCCCGGTCGCTGGACACGCTCAAGCCGGGCGGAATCCTCATCGATGTGCGCGGCACCGGTCCCGACCGGGCCGTTGTCCAGGAGCAGGCCGAGGCGCGCGGCCAGCGGTTCGTCGAGTTCGGGTTCAGCCCGTCCGGCGCCGATCTGGAGAGCATCGCCAACCTGGTGGAACACGGCAGCCTGCGCGTTGCCGTCGATCAAGTTCTGTCACTCGAAGACGCGGCCAAAGCGCATGAACTCAGTGAGTCCAACCACGTGAGAGGAAAAATCGTTCTCACTCCCTAG
- a CDS encoding DUF1330 domain-containing protein codes for MPAYGFAHLRSRRNHSDVIEYLERIQATLDPFAGRFVIHGPPAEVIEGRWPGSMVLIEFPSLAEARAWYGSPAYRAILRLRTDHIEGDLLLIEGVGPNYDPAERARKLQAEAGRAGQSTS; via the coding sequence GTGCCCGCTTACGGCTTCGCTCATCTGCGCAGTCGCCGGAATCACTCCGACGTCATCGAGTACCTGGAGCGCATCCAGGCAACCCTCGACCCCTTCGCGGGCCGCTTCGTCATCCACGGTCCGCCGGCCGAGGTCATAGAGGGCAGGTGGCCCGGCAGCATGGTGCTGATTGAGTTTCCCAGCCTGGCCGAGGCCCGCGCCTGGTACGGCTCGCCGGCCTACCGGGCCATCCTGCGTTTGCGTACCGACCACATCGAGGGCGACTTGCTGCTGATCGAGGGTGTCGGGCCGAACTACGACCCTGCCGAGCGAGCTCGCAAGTTGCAAGCAGAAGCCGGCCGAGCGGGCCAGTCGACCTCGTAG
- a CDS encoding LysR family transcriptional regulator yields MTLVNSSDPVIDANLAVALDALLTEQSVTRAAARLHTSPAAMSRTLARLRRILQDPLLVRAGQTMVPTPRARALRDEAAAVVRSLGALLAPGTVVDPATLRSTFTLQAADLVGAALASGLLRLTRHEAPGISLRFRAEELEAGPALRDGRIDLEVGSIDHVDPETQVEELLTLRMVAAVRTGHPLTEEPLTPALFAAADHVAVSRRGRFTGPLDTALAERDLRRRVAVVLPSHLAAMALAARSDVVCLVPAALSGATPSPLTADATTLGLHLLDIPLPLPLLTIGMAWHPRHAADGAHHWLRDAVRRTLRAPGRSTA; encoded by the coding sequence ATTACCCTGGTGAACAGCTCTGACCCGGTCATCGACGCCAACCTCGCCGTCGCGCTCGACGCTCTGTTGACTGAGCAGAGCGTCACGCGCGCCGCCGCCCGCCTGCACACCTCCCCGGCTGCCATGAGCCGCACCCTCGCCCGCCTGCGCCGCATCCTTCAGGACCCCCTCCTCGTCCGGGCAGGACAGACCATGGTCCCCACTCCGCGCGCCCGGGCCCTGCGCGACGAGGCCGCTGCGGTGGTGCGCAGTCTGGGAGCACTCCTCGCCCCCGGCACTGTTGTCGACCCCGCCACCCTGCGCAGCACGTTCACTCTCCAGGCCGCCGACCTGGTCGGTGCGGCACTGGCCTCCGGTCTGCTGCGACTGACCCGGCACGAGGCGCCAGGGATCTCCTTGCGGTTCCGGGCCGAGGAGTTGGAGGCCGGGCCCGCCCTGCGCGACGGCCGGATCGACCTGGAGGTCGGCTCCATCGACCACGTCGATCCCGAAACCCAGGTGGAAGAGCTGTTGACCCTGCGGATGGTGGCGGCCGTCCGGACCGGTCACCCCCTGACCGAGGAACCCCTGACCCCAGCCCTCTTCGCTGCCGCCGACCATGTAGCGGTCAGCCGCCGCGGCCGGTTCACCGGTCCCCTCGACACCGCCCTGGCCGAGCGCGACCTTCGCCGACGGGTCGCTGTTGTCCTCCCCAGCCATCTGGCCGCGATGGCCCTGGCCGCCCGCAGCGACGTCGTCTGCCTGGTCCCCGCAGCACTCTCCGGCGCGACCCCCTCCCCCCTCACCGCCGACGCCACCACCCTCGGGCTGCACCTCCTCGATATCCCCCTGCCTCTGCCGCTACTGACCATCGGCATGGCCTGGCATCCCCGCCATGCAGCCGACGGAGCCCACCACTGGCTCCGCGACGCCGTCCGCAGGACACTTCGCGCACCTGGAAGGTCGACTGCCTGA
- a CDS encoding darcynin family protein, with the protein MSTEEAEATVTAFILVKTTPEWLAMTVQERVNAFTTQVIPAIEAKTTGVRSRFYDTEFYSARVTDVWVWEADDHHAYQLLIDALRETPFWDRYFEVVDLLVGTENGYARTYGLDAVATITT; encoded by the coding sequence ATGTCCACCGAGGAAGCCGAAGCAACGGTGACCGCTTTCATACTCGTCAAGACCACACCTGAATGGCTTGCCATGACCGTCCAGGAGCGGGTGAACGCCTTCACCACCCAGGTCATCCCCGCGATCGAGGCCAAAACCACCGGCGTCCGGTCACGTTTCTACGACACCGAGTTCTACTCCGCACGCGTCACCGACGTCTGGGTCTGGGAAGCAGACGATCACCACGCCTACCAGCTCCTCATCGACGCGCTGCGAGAGACTCCCTTCTGGGACCGCTACTTCGAGGTCGTCGACCTGCTCGTCGGCACCGAGAACGGCTACGCCCGCACCTACGGCCTCGACGCCGTAGCCACCATCACCACCTGA
- a CDS encoding winged helix-turn-helix transcriptional regulator produces METNRSETPEDWAAVYRRDCPSRTVVEMLANKWVLYVLGALRRHDRPMRFSELRRLLDGITQKMLTQTLRALERDGLVNRTVYPTVPPRVEYGLTELGVEAGRLTSAIGAWSVEHAQQVLAARRDFDDRAATAPEPVR; encoded by the coding sequence ATGGAAACCAACAGGAGTGAGACCCCCGAGGACTGGGCCGCCGTCTACCGTCGCGACTGCCCTTCGCGCACCGTCGTCGAGATGTTGGCCAACAAGTGGGTGCTGTACGTCCTGGGGGCGCTCCGTCGGCACGACCGGCCCATGCGCTTCAGCGAACTGCGGCGACTCCTGGACGGGATCACGCAGAAGATGCTGACCCAGACCCTGCGCGCGTTGGAGCGGGATGGCCTCGTGAACCGCACGGTCTACCCCACGGTTCCGCCTCGCGTGGAGTACGGACTGACCGAGCTCGGGGTCGAGGCAGGACGGCTGACCAGTGCCATCGGCGCATGGTCCGTGGAGCACGCCCAGCAAGTCCTGGCTGCCCGCCGGGATTTCGATGATCGGGCCGCCACGGCACCAGAGCCCGTTCGATAG
- a CDS encoding DUF6215 domain-containing protein: protein MLGFLLRLLPFWIREPLLIAVGSILGVRIMYLAVRDHDWVAAGLGVVFLVFTAIRVHAVVRALRARGNPSPAASAAAAAAAAAVEPAARAGAGPRPCPNTPEKEPNVWGQAVAAVALFGALAAALWVGPHVMPSDDSTPQAASCSGGEDEELPKAYKETPQPVTGEELCEALDRPDLAKLLGTPGETVTSASGTSNTAPLTDGKVAQPEAEVRLDTYTVNVSATYNELTTDQYVKLMKFGEEKDIKSLEVLGRPAVLFSDHTMKVQISFGSGGSSGPVEQGPLARTLSVALDRHDRGGYYEITAWSTSGALPDDSALLDIARRVLPTIREHAVR, encoded by the coding sequence TCCGTCTCCTGCCGTTCTGGATCCGCGAGCCTCTGCTCATCGCGGTCGGGTCCATTCTCGGCGTACGCATCATGTATCTCGCCGTCCGCGATCACGACTGGGTCGCGGCCGGTCTCGGCGTGGTCTTCCTCGTCTTCACCGCAATACGCGTCCACGCGGTGGTTCGAGCCCTGCGCGCACGCGGAAACCCAAGTCCGGCGGCCTCCGCGGCAGCGGCAGCGGCAGCGGCAGCGGTCGAACCTGCCGCCCGGGCCGGAGCCGGGCCGCGTCCCTGCCCGAACACTCCCGAGAAGGAGCCCAACGTGTGGGGCCAGGCCGTCGCGGCCGTGGCCCTGTTCGGGGCACTCGCGGCCGCGCTGTGGGTGGGCCCACATGTGATGCCGTCCGATGACAGCACCCCGCAGGCCGCCTCGTGTTCGGGCGGAGAAGACGAGGAGCTGCCGAAGGCCTACAAGGAGACGCCCCAGCCTGTGACCGGTGAAGAGTTGTGCGAGGCGCTCGACCGGCCAGACCTTGCCAAGCTCCTCGGAACACCTGGAGAGACCGTAACGAGTGCTTCCGGCACCAGCAACACCGCTCCCCTGACTGATGGGAAGGTCGCCCAGCCGGAGGCCGAGGTCAGGCTCGACACGTACACCGTGAATGTCTCGGCCACATACAACGAACTGACGACTGACCAGTACGTGAAGCTGATGAAGTTCGGGGAGGAGAAGGACATCAAGTCCCTTGAGGTTCTCGGACGGCCCGCGGTCCTCTTCTCGGATCACACCATGAAGGTCCAGATCAGCTTCGGGAGTGGCGGATCCAGCGGACCGGTCGAACAAGGCCCCCTGGCCAGGACGCTGTCCGTTGCCCTCGACCGTCATGACCGGGGCGGCTACTACGAGATCACCGCGTGGAGCACGTCCGGAGCCCTCCCGGACGACAGCGCTCTCCTCGACATCGCTCGGAGGGTTCTTCCGACGATCCGCGAACACGCTGTTCGATGA
- a CDS encoding LLM class flavin-dependent oxidoreductase, which produces MRFSINIPNFGEFADARTVAKAAVAAEQAGWDGLFIWDHVVHDKRQHRGRAFGDPWMLLTAAALATSRIRLGTLVTPVARRRPQQLARQVATLDALSGGRVVFGAGLGGPVDDEYGSFGETTDLVVLAERLDEGLDLLRRYWSGEPVNHEGRHYQVRDVTLLPATVQRPRPPVWIAGFWPNRPPMRRAAHWDGAVPLFTSARHGHIPPADQVRDLVAYVRRHREGPADTPFEIVLGGASPADTAGARDVIGPLIDAGATWWDERQVQGGNDLDRLVPVLRRIEQGPPAF; this is translated from the coding sequence ATGCGCTTCTCGATCAACATTCCGAACTTCGGGGAATTCGCCGATGCCAGGACGGTGGCGAAAGCGGCGGTGGCGGCCGAACAAGCGGGCTGGGACGGGCTGTTCATCTGGGACCATGTCGTGCACGACAAGCGACAGCACCGGGGCCGCGCCTTCGGGGATCCCTGGATGCTGCTGACAGCCGCGGCGTTGGCGACCTCCCGGATCAGGCTGGGGACGCTGGTCACGCCGGTCGCCCGGCGCCGCCCGCAGCAGCTTGCCCGGCAGGTGGCCACGCTGGACGCACTCAGCGGCGGGAGGGTGGTCTTCGGGGCGGGTCTGGGCGGTCCGGTCGATGACGAGTACGGGAGCTTCGGCGAGACGACCGACCTGGTGGTGCTCGCCGAGCGTCTGGACGAGGGCCTTGACCTGCTGCGGCGTTACTGGTCGGGCGAGCCGGTGAATCACGAGGGGCGGCACTACCAGGTCCGCGACGTGACCTTGCTGCCCGCCACGGTGCAGCGCCCCCGTCCACCGGTCTGGATCGCCGGATTCTGGCCGAACCGTCCGCCGATGCGGCGAGCCGCCCACTGGGACGGCGCTGTCCCGCTGTTCACTTCCGCCAGGCACGGGCACATCCCGCCGGCGGACCAGGTCCGCGACCTTGTCGCCTACGTCCGCAGGCACCGCGAGGGCCCGGCCGATACGCCCTTCGAAATCGTTCTCGGCGGCGCCAGTCCCGCAGACACCGCCGGGGCACGCGACGTGATCGGGCCACTGATCGACGCCGGCGCCACCTGGTGGGACGAACGGCAGGTTCAGGGCGGCAACGACCTCGACCGGCTCGTTCCTGTCCTGCGCCGGATAGAGCAGGGCCCACCCGCCTTCTAG
- a CDS encoding NAD(P)H-binding protein has translation MIVITAPTGNIGRHLLPLLLEAAPTHGEELRVIARDPARLPDAVRARVEVVIGSHGDTEVVDRAFEGADAVFWLVPPDSSLAPTDAYCGFTRPAVKALAVHGVGHVVGVSALGRGTPVANRAGLVTASLDMDDLIATTGVAYRALANPSFFENLLEEADSIREKGVFTDAVDADRKAPLVAVADIAAVAARLLLDRSWAGIDNLPVLGPQDLSPNDLARIMTEQLGSPVRYECQPIEDLRTTLLGYGLDEAFVQGIADMKQAKDNGLDAGVIRTADTASPTTFAQWCAQTLKPAVLS, from the coding sequence ATGATCGTCATCACTGCTCCCACGGGGAACATCGGCCGCCACCTGCTGCCCCTGCTCCTGGAGGCCGCCCCCACCCACGGTGAGGAACTGCGGGTGATCGCACGCGACCCCGCTCGCCTTCCTGACGCGGTGCGCGCACGCGTCGAGGTAGTAATCGGCTCGCACGGTGACACCGAGGTCGTCGACCGGGCCTTCGAGGGCGCGGACGCCGTCTTCTGGCTCGTCCCCCCGGACTCATCTCTGGCCCCGACGGACGCTTACTGCGGCTTCACCCGCCCCGCCGTGAAGGCGCTCGCCGTCCACGGCGTCGGGCACGTCGTCGGCGTCTCCGCGCTCGGCCGCGGCACTCCGGTCGCCAACCGCGCCGGACTCGTCACCGCCTCCCTCGACATGGACGACCTCATCGCCACAACCGGCGTCGCGTACCGGGCCCTCGCCAACCCCTCCTTCTTCGAAAACCTCCTGGAGGAGGCCGACTCGATCCGCGAGAAGGGCGTTTTCACCGACGCCGTCGACGCCGACCGCAAAGCCCCGCTTGTCGCCGTCGCCGACATCGCCGCCGTCGCCGCCCGCCTGCTGTTGGACCGCTCCTGGGCCGGCATTGACAACCTGCCGGTTCTCGGGCCCCAGGACCTGTCCCCCAACGACCTGGCCCGCATCATGACCGAGCAGCTGGGCAGCCCCGTCCGATACGAGTGTCAGCCGATCGAGGACCTGCGCACCACTCTCCTCGGTTACGGCCTCGACGAGGCGTTCGTCCAAGGCATCGCCGACATGAAGCAGGCCAAGGACAACGGCCTCGACGCCGGCGTCATTCGTACCGCGGACACCGCGTCGCCCACCACCTTCGCGCAGTGGTGTGCCCAGACCCTCAAGCCCGCCGTCCTGTCCTGA